Proteins co-encoded in one Cataglyphis hispanica isolate Lineage 1 chromosome 4, ULB_Chis1_1.0, whole genome shotgun sequence genomic window:
- the LOC126849115 gene encoding uncharacterized protein LOC126849115 isoform X2, which produces MKNTTFEDFQIDERFKKLEYSLKMAVLKKAHNDNEKVLPVAKNQPSISNTNLDSLDSSCMIPSLQTSMVQSEVLASSNNLRNLLLTKKNYKTNQKIMASSSIKQYNIKQDNHSNDQHIMPPPMRNTVYCTSKKTLGKVPTLSNYETAASNSVDRSAQSFILKNTSSLNSAARCVPTNTSINKEYLQSLAVPMLLTNHLQRVDRIFSKWKVMLNSHYELLIKGTLECGRVAHSKPIIRRYSATCVESKYKNIYSLQGNIVDTTNALPDYIRGKFYNGFPDDWENVYQIWRTYVRQGCQVTFRWPTPITDSDDDLKSELTDLTCMRTTNSKIIPMEINESIEYIKPENPNGKSSKNEEKYHNCPTHSFQRHDENTSFVKPFTSNFEKDIISITQTGNIMSVHNENNKQNIKLDVNPMIDFRGINKLKDFIHEDKLHVMINNLADRNCSPKYIDKIIEMLECLDYIVSYRAKSECTDDSAVFVNCGTSSKPETIPLQSSFSCDDNCMKTNKFKDDIIKQWKNYTHPTDLRYGSIKNDSNSTQLLNPVNIKPKHYNNNDSDESESETYMGVPKISKIERVLYARKAFRKLYNHKVRKKRENPQYNTKEIENKSEYAHAAIPFADDNKSLLSAESDISIPKDEAKMINTRTYSEIINIERSREDSFCSHPWKNNFDVYGANKPAMQTEQPPDAFKAQRVNLNVLAKEQKVLHKIQENAHSQFVADINYATNFDDDIKIISTNTQKRDGNMIASHSNLKQDIVISSENNNNFLEKSPILRESHREFIEQSRSETAMKRSKPNIISSIPVNLKLKIKKADFKPEQLQDLDVNIVEIEENKQCTNIQPLEHVQKKKSVSKMPTEATFANSSYLPMATNNKIYPTMNKDTNPTNLTNSTIEQSKRNKLEDKNNPKVLCAWMPKITYYAKSKFELGLSFEGNLLNEAGYVVHRKFTTDIVLKRLSATLIETVNHEFYKLSGYLKDNKHVIPKELAKQCHNGCPANIKDFCLTWKRLQNCEKMSKKSHDVSMDSLNTSVSSRGRRIVPPLSYWTGERITLKDNNLVYDPGNSQESSLYSVINSSKLKVNFTNTSKEEKRLSKWNESPGTNKNQTIVIKKTQSSDKSPMTKAANSRKRSNKSQKFQINKRHIKQDLTFSSINSSEEEQNVSPLKRMRTRPSTKTKAPQYSMTLRKRHEIEASPNTTKLQYSLRKKTRHNMTCTYYKDILPAEDFLSEVTSM; this is translated from the exons ATGAAGAAT ACTACATTTGAGGATTTTCAAATAGATGAACGATTCAAGAAATTGGAGTACTCCTTGAAAATGGCTGTGCTGAAAAAAGCGCACAATGACAACGAAAAGGTATTGCCTGTTGCAAAAAACCAACCCAGCATCTCCAATACCAATTTAGATAGTTTAGATTCCAGTTGCATGATTCCATCGTTGCAAACTTCTATGGTTCAGAGCGAAGTTTTAGCCTCcagtaataatttaagaaacttACTCTTGACaaagaagaattataaaacCAACCAAAAAATAATGGCCTCATCCAGTATTAAACAGTATAATATCAAACAGGATAATCATTCAAATGATCAACATATTATGCCACCTCCAATGAGGAATACAGTTTATTGTACTTCCAAAAAAACACTAGGCAAAGTTCCTACATTGTCAAATTATGAAACGGCAGCATCAAATTCTGTTGATAGATCTGCTCAGTCTTTCATATTGAAGAATACTTCATCTTTGAATAGTGCTGCTAGATGTGTACCTACTAATACAAGTATTAACAAAGAATATCTGCAGTCTCTTGCTGTACCAATGTTACTTACCAATCATCTTCAGAGAGTTGacagaatattttcaaaatggaAAGTTATGCTGAATAGTCATTATGAATTACTAATTAAAGGAACATTAGAATg TGGAAGAGTTGCACATAGCAAACCAATTATCAGAAGATATTCTGCAACATGTGTTGagtctaaatataaaaatatatatagcctTCAaggaaatattgttgatacaACAAatg caTTACCGGATTATATTcgtggaaaattttataatggttTTCCTGATGATTGGGAAAATGTTTATCAGATATGGAGAACATATGTTAGACAAGGATGTCAAGTGACATTTCGTTGGCCTACTCCTATTACTGATAGTGACGATGATTTAAAGAGTGAATTAACAGACTTGACTTGTATGCGCACAACAAATAGTAAGATTATTCCTATGGAAATTAATGAAtcgattgaatatattaagcCCGAAAATCCAAACGGCAAATCTTCAAAAAATGaggaaaaatatcataattgtcCCACTCATAGTTTTCAAAGACATGATGAAAACACTTCATTTGTAAAACCTTTTACCtccaattttgaaaaagatataatttcaattacgcAAACAGGAAACATAATGTCAGTGCATAACGAAAATAacaagcaaaatattaaattagatgtAAATCCAATGATTGATTTTagaggaataaataaattaaaagattttattcacGAGGATAAACTACACGTAATGATCAACAATTTGGCAGACAGAAATTGCTCTCCAAagtatatcgataaaattattgaaatgttaGAATGCTTGGACTACATAGTATCTTACAGAGCGAAATCAGAATGTACTGATGACTCGGCGGTTTTCGTAAATTGTGGAACGTCGTCCAAGCCTGAAACGATTCCGCTGCAATCATCGTTCTCGTGCGATGATAATTGTAtgaaaactaataaatttaaggacgatataataaaacaatggaaaaattacacacatcCCACTGACTTGAGATATGgaagtataaaaaatgactCTAATTCTACTCAGTTATTAAACCCAGTGAATATTAAGCCGAAGCACTATAATAACAACGATTCGGATGAATCAGAGAGCGAGACTTATATGGGTGTACCTAAAATATCGAAGATTGAACGAGTCTTATATGCCAGAAAAGCAttcagaaaattatacaatcatAAAGTGAGGAAGAAACGGGAAAATCCACAATACAATACCAAAGAAATTGAGAACAAATCTGAGTATGCTCACGCTGCGATTCCATTCGCTGACGATAATAAGAGTTTACTTTCTGCCGAATCTGATATTAGTATTCCAAAAGATGAagcaaaaatgataaatacgAGAACATatagtgaaataataaatattgaaagatcACGAGAAGATTCTTTTTGTAGTCATCCATggaagaataattttgatgtGTATGGTGCAAACAAACCTGCAATGCAAACTGAACAACCGCCCGATGCTTTTAAAGCACAGAGAGTTAACTTAAATGTTCTTGCAAAGGAACAGaaagttttgcacaaaattcaagaaaatgcACATTCGCAATTTGTTGCAGATATCAATTATGCTACCAATTTTGATGAtgatattaagattataaGCACAAATACGCAGAAAAGAGATGGAAATATGATAGCATCACACTCTAATCTTAAACAAGACATTGTGATTAGtagcgaaaataataataactttctcGAAAAGTCTCCTATCTTGCGAGAATCACATAGAGAATTTATTGAACAATCAAGAAGCGAAACCGCAATGAAGAGATCTAAACCTAACATAATTAGTTCTATACCAGTAAACTTGaagttaaagataaaaaaagcagATTTCAAACCAGAACAATTACAAGATTTGGATGTGAATATTGTAGAAATCGAGGAAAACAAACAATGCACCAATATTCAACCATTGGAACatgttcaaaagaaaaaatccgTATCGAAAATGCCAACAGAAGCAACTTTCGCGAATAGTTCTTATTTGCCAATGGCaaccaataataaaatatacccAACAATGAATAAGGATACAAATCCTACTAATTTGACGAATTCAACAATTGAGCAATCTAAAAGAAATAAGcttgaagataaaaataatcccAAAGTGCTGTGCGCGTGGATGCCGAAAATAACGTATTATGCGAAATCGAAATTTGAATTAGGCTTGAGCTTTGAAGGAAACTTGCTCAA tgaAGCTGGTTATGTTGTGCATAGAAAATTTACGACCGATATTGTGTTGAAGCGATTATCGGCTACTCTGATCGAAACAGTGAATCACGAATTTTACAAGCTTTCCGGATACTTGAAAGATAATAAGCACG TTATTCCTAAGGAACTTGCAAAACAATGTCATAACGGATGTCCTGCAAACATCAAAGATTTTTGTCTAACTTGGAAAAGGTTGCAAAACT GTGAAAAAATGAGTAAGAAATCTCATGATGTATCCATGGACTCATTGAATACATCTGTTAGTTCGAGAGGTCGTAGAATCGTACCTCCTTTATCTTATTGGACAG gtGAACGCATAACTTTAAAAGATAACAATCTAGTTTATGACCCGGGCAATTCACAGGAATCATCATTATATTCAGTaattaattcttcaaaattg aaagtAAATTTCACGAACACATCAAAGGAGGAAAAACGGTTGTCCAAATGGAATGAGAGTCCTggtacaaataaaaatcaa acgatcgttattaaaaaaactcaaTCTTCCGACAAGTCACCTATGACTAAAGCTGCGAACAGCAGAAAGAGATCGAATAAATCTCAGAAATTTCAGATTAATAAACGACATATAAAACAAGATTTGACGTTTTCATCGATTAATTCTAGTGAAGAAGAGCAAAACGTATCTCCGTTAAAg cGTATGCGCACTCGGCCAAGTACAAAAACAAAAGCGCCGCAATATTCGATGACATTGAGGAAACGACATGAGATAGAGGCATCCCCGAATACGACCAAACTGCA gtATTCACTAAGAAAGAAAACAAGACACAATATGACATGTACTTATTATAAGGATATTTTACCGGCAGAAGACTTTCTATCAGAAGTAACATCTATGTaa
- the LOC126849115 gene encoding uncharacterized protein LOC126849115 isoform X3, producing the protein MAVLKKAHNDNEKVLPVAKNQPSISNTNLDSLDSSCMIPSLQTSMVQSEVLASSNNLRNLLLTKKNYKTNQKIMASSSIKQYNIKQDNHSNDQHIMPPPMRNTVYCTSKKTLGKVPTLSNYETAASNSVDRSAQSFILKNTSSLNSAARCVPTNTSINKEYLQSLAVPMLLTNHLQRVDRIFSKWKVMLNSHYELLIKGTLECGRVAHSKPIIRRYSATCVESKYKNIYSLQGNIVDTTNALPDYIRGKFYNGFPDDWENVYQIWRTYVRQGCQVTFRWPTPITDSDDDLKSELTDLTCMRTTNSKIIPMEINESIEYIKPENPNGKSSKNEEKYHNCPTHSFQRHDENTSFVKPFTSNFEKDIISITQTGNIMSVHNENNKQNIKLDVNPMIDFRGINKLKDFIHEDKLHVMINNLADRNCSPKYIDKIIEMLECLDYIVSYRAKSECTDDSAVFVNCGTSSKPETIPLQSSFSCDDNCMKTNKFKDDIIKQWKNYTHPTDLRYGSIKNDSNSTQLLNPVNIKPKHYNNNDSDESESETYMGVPKISKIERVLYARKAFRKLYNHKVRKKRENPQYNTKEIENKSEYAHAAIPFADDNKSLLSAESDISIPKDEAKMINTRTYSEIINIERSREDSFCSHPWKNNFDVYGANKPAMQTEQPPDAFKAQRVNLNVLAKEQKVLHKIQENAHSQFVADINYATNFDDDIKIISTNTQKRDGNMIASHSNLKQDIVISSENNNNFLEKSPILRESHREFIEQSRSETAMKRSKPNIISSIPVNLKLKIKKADFKPEQLQDLDVNIVEIEENKQCTNIQPLEHVQKKKSVSKMPTEATFANSSYLPMATNNKIYPTMNKDTNPTNLTNSTIEQSKRNKLEDKNNPKVLCAWMPKITYYAKSKFELGLSFEGNLLNEAGYVVHRKFTTDIVLKRLSATLIETVNHEFYKLSGYLKDNKHVIPKELAKQCHNGCPANIKDFCLTWKRLQNCEKMSKKSHDVSMDSLNTSVSSRGRRIVPPLSYWTGERITLKDNNLVYDPGNSQESSLYSVINSSKLNTEKIKKQKVNFTNTSKEEKRLSKWNESPGTNKNQTIVIKKTQSSDKSPMTKAANSRKRSNKSQKFQINKRHIKQDLTFSSINSSEEEQNVSPLKRMRTRPSTKTKAPQYSMTLRKRHEIEASPNTTKLQYSLRKKTRHNMTCTYYKDILPAEDFLSEVTSM; encoded by the exons ATGGCTGTGCTGAAAAAAGCGCACAATGACAACGAAAAGGTATTGCCTGTTGCAAAAAACCAACCCAGCATCTCCAATACCAATTTAGATAGTTTAGATTCCAGTTGCATGATTCCATCGTTGCAAACTTCTATGGTTCAGAGCGAAGTTTTAGCCTCcagtaataatttaagaaacttACTCTTGACaaagaagaattataaaacCAACCAAAAAATAATGGCCTCATCCAGTATTAAACAGTATAATATCAAACAGGATAATCATTCAAATGATCAACATATTATGCCACCTCCAATGAGGAATACAGTTTATTGTACTTCCAAAAAAACACTAGGCAAAGTTCCTACATTGTCAAATTATGAAACGGCAGCATCAAATTCTGTTGATAGATCTGCTCAGTCTTTCATATTGAAGAATACTTCATCTTTGAATAGTGCTGCTAGATGTGTACCTACTAATACAAGTATTAACAAAGAATATCTGCAGTCTCTTGCTGTACCAATGTTACTTACCAATCATCTTCAGAGAGTTGacagaatattttcaaaatggaAAGTTATGCTGAATAGTCATTATGAATTACTAATTAAAGGAACATTAGAATg TGGAAGAGTTGCACATAGCAAACCAATTATCAGAAGATATTCTGCAACATGTGTTGagtctaaatataaaaatatatatagcctTCAaggaaatattgttgatacaACAAatg caTTACCGGATTATATTcgtggaaaattttataatggttTTCCTGATGATTGGGAAAATGTTTATCAGATATGGAGAACATATGTTAGACAAGGATGTCAAGTGACATTTCGTTGGCCTACTCCTATTACTGATAGTGACGATGATTTAAAGAGTGAATTAACAGACTTGACTTGTATGCGCACAACAAATAGTAAGATTATTCCTATGGAAATTAATGAAtcgattgaatatattaagcCCGAAAATCCAAACGGCAAATCTTCAAAAAATGaggaaaaatatcataattgtcCCACTCATAGTTTTCAAAGACATGATGAAAACACTTCATTTGTAAAACCTTTTACCtccaattttgaaaaagatataatttcaattacgcAAACAGGAAACATAATGTCAGTGCATAACGAAAATAacaagcaaaatattaaattagatgtAAATCCAATGATTGATTTTagaggaataaataaattaaaagattttattcacGAGGATAAACTACACGTAATGATCAACAATTTGGCAGACAGAAATTGCTCTCCAAagtatatcgataaaattattgaaatgttaGAATGCTTGGACTACATAGTATCTTACAGAGCGAAATCAGAATGTACTGATGACTCGGCGGTTTTCGTAAATTGTGGAACGTCGTCCAAGCCTGAAACGATTCCGCTGCAATCATCGTTCTCGTGCGATGATAATTGTAtgaaaactaataaatttaaggacgatataataaaacaatggaaaaattacacacatcCCACTGACTTGAGATATGgaagtataaaaaatgactCTAATTCTACTCAGTTATTAAACCCAGTGAATATTAAGCCGAAGCACTATAATAACAACGATTCGGATGAATCAGAGAGCGAGACTTATATGGGTGTACCTAAAATATCGAAGATTGAACGAGTCTTATATGCCAGAAAAGCAttcagaaaattatacaatcatAAAGTGAGGAAGAAACGGGAAAATCCACAATACAATACCAAAGAAATTGAGAACAAATCTGAGTATGCTCACGCTGCGATTCCATTCGCTGACGATAATAAGAGTTTACTTTCTGCCGAATCTGATATTAGTATTCCAAAAGATGAagcaaaaatgataaatacgAGAACATatagtgaaataataaatattgaaagatcACGAGAAGATTCTTTTTGTAGTCATCCATggaagaataattttgatgtGTATGGTGCAAACAAACCTGCAATGCAAACTGAACAACCGCCCGATGCTTTTAAAGCACAGAGAGTTAACTTAAATGTTCTTGCAAAGGAACAGaaagttttgcacaaaattcaagaaaatgcACATTCGCAATTTGTTGCAGATATCAATTATGCTACCAATTTTGATGAtgatattaagattataaGCACAAATACGCAGAAAAGAGATGGAAATATGATAGCATCACACTCTAATCTTAAACAAGACATTGTGATTAGtagcgaaaataataataactttctcGAAAAGTCTCCTATCTTGCGAGAATCACATAGAGAATTTATTGAACAATCAAGAAGCGAAACCGCAATGAAGAGATCTAAACCTAACATAATTAGTTCTATACCAGTAAACTTGaagttaaagataaaaaaagcagATTTCAAACCAGAACAATTACAAGATTTGGATGTGAATATTGTAGAAATCGAGGAAAACAAACAATGCACCAATATTCAACCATTGGAACatgttcaaaagaaaaaatccgTATCGAAAATGCCAACAGAAGCAACTTTCGCGAATAGTTCTTATTTGCCAATGGCaaccaataataaaatatacccAACAATGAATAAGGATACAAATCCTACTAATTTGACGAATTCAACAATTGAGCAATCTAAAAGAAATAAGcttgaagataaaaataatcccAAAGTGCTGTGCGCGTGGATGCCGAAAATAACGTATTATGCGAAATCGAAATTTGAATTAGGCTTGAGCTTTGAAGGAAACTTGCTCAA tgaAGCTGGTTATGTTGTGCATAGAAAATTTACGACCGATATTGTGTTGAAGCGATTATCGGCTACTCTGATCGAAACAGTGAATCACGAATTTTACAAGCTTTCCGGATACTTGAAAGATAATAAGCACG TTATTCCTAAGGAACTTGCAAAACAATGTCATAACGGATGTCCTGCAAACATCAAAGATTTTTGTCTAACTTGGAAAAGGTTGCAAAACT GTGAAAAAATGAGTAAGAAATCTCATGATGTATCCATGGACTCATTGAATACATCTGTTAGTTCGAGAGGTCGTAGAATCGTACCTCCTTTATCTTATTGGACAG gtGAACGCATAACTTTAAAAGATAACAATCTAGTTTATGACCCGGGCAATTCACAGGAATCATCATTATATTCAGTaattaattcttcaaaattg aatactgaaaaaataaaaaaacagaaagtAAATTTCACGAACACATCAAAGGAGGAAAAACGGTTGTCCAAATGGAATGAGAGTCCTggtacaaataaaaatcaa acgatcgttattaaaaaaactcaaTCTTCCGACAAGTCACCTATGACTAAAGCTGCGAACAGCAGAAAGAGATCGAATAAATCTCAGAAATTTCAGATTAATAAACGACATATAAAACAAGATTTGACGTTTTCATCGATTAATTCTAGTGAAGAAGAGCAAAACGTATCTCCGTTAAAg cGTATGCGCACTCGGCCAAGTACAAAAACAAAAGCGCCGCAATATTCGATGACATTGAGGAAACGACATGAGATAGAGGCATCCCCGAATACGACCAAACTGCA gtATTCACTAAGAAAGAAAACAAGACACAATATGACATGTACTTATTATAAGGATATTTTACCGGCAGAAGACTTTCTATCAGAAGTAACATCTATGTaa
- the LOC126849115 gene encoding uncharacterized protein LOC126849115 isoform X6: MKNTTFEDFQIDERFKKLEYSLKMAVLKKAHNDNEKDNHSNDQHIMPPPMRNTVYCTSKKTLGKVPTLSNYETAASNSVDRSAQSFILKNTSSLNSAARCVPTNTSINKEYLQSLAVPMLLTNHLQRVDRIFSKWKVMLNSHYELLIKGTLECGRVAHSKPIIRRYSATCVESKYKNIYSLQGNIVDTTNALPDYIRGKFYNGFPDDWENVYQIWRTYVRQGCQVTFRWPTPITDSDDDLKSELTDLTCMRTTNSKIIPMEINESIEYIKPENPNGKSSKNEEKYHNCPTHSFQRHDENTSFVKPFTSNFEKDIISITQTGNIMSVHNENNKQNIKLDVNPMIDFRGINKLKDFIHEDKLHVMINNLADRNCSPKYIDKIIEMLECLDYIVSYRAKSECTDDSAVFVNCGTSSKPETIPLQSSFSCDDNCMKTNKFKDDIIKQWKNYTHPTDLRYGSIKNDSNSTQLLNPVNIKPKHYNNNDSDESESETYMGVPKISKIERVLYARKAFRKLYNHKVRKKRENPQYNTKEIENKSEYAHAAIPFADDNKSLLSAESDISIPKDEAKMINTRTYSEIINIERSREDSFCSHPWKNNFDVYGANKPAMQTEQPPDAFKAQRVNLNVLAKEQKVLHKIQENAHSQFVADINYATNFDDDIKIISTNTQKRDGNMIASHSNLKQDIVISSENNNNFLEKSPILRESHREFIEQSRSETAMKRSKPNIISSIPVNLKLKIKKADFKPEQLQDLDVNIVEIEENKQCTNIQPLEHVQKKKSVSKMPTEATFANSSYLPMATNNKIYPTMNKDTNPTNLTNSTIEQSKRNKLEDKNNPKVLCAWMPKITYYAKSKFELGLSFEGNLLNEAGYVVHRKFTTDIVLKRLSATLIETVNHEFYKLSGYLKDNKHVIPKELAKQCHNGCPANIKDFCLTWKRLQNCEKMSKKSHDVSMDSLNTSVSSRGRRIVPPLSYWTGERITLKDNNLVYDPGNSQESSLYSVINSSKLNTEKIKKQKVNFTNTSKEEKRLSKWNESPGTNKNQTIVIKKTQSSDKSPMTKAANSRKRSNKSQKFQINKRHIKQDLTFSSINSSEEEQNVSPLKRMRTRPSTKTKAPQYSMTLRKRHEIEASPNTTKLQYSLRKKTRHNMTCTYYKDILPAEDFLSEVTSM; this comes from the exons ATGAAGAAT ACTACATTTGAGGATTTTCAAATAGATGAACGATTCAAGAAATTGGAGTACTCCTTGAAAATGGCTGTGCTGAAAAAAGCGCACAATGACAACGAAAAG GATAATCATTCAAATGATCAACATATTATGCCACCTCCAATGAGGAATACAGTTTATTGTACTTCCAAAAAAACACTAGGCAAAGTTCCTACATTGTCAAATTATGAAACGGCAGCATCAAATTCTGTTGATAGATCTGCTCAGTCTTTCATATTGAAGAATACTTCATCTTTGAATAGTGCTGCTAGATGTGTACCTACTAATACAAGTATTAACAAAGAATATCTGCAGTCTCTTGCTGTACCAATGTTACTTACCAATCATCTTCAGAGAGTTGacagaatattttcaaaatggaAAGTTATGCTGAATAGTCATTATGAATTACTAATTAAAGGAACATTAGAATg TGGAAGAGTTGCACATAGCAAACCAATTATCAGAAGATATTCTGCAACATGTGTTGagtctaaatataaaaatatatatagcctTCAaggaaatattgttgatacaACAAatg caTTACCGGATTATATTcgtggaaaattttataatggttTTCCTGATGATTGGGAAAATGTTTATCAGATATGGAGAACATATGTTAGACAAGGATGTCAAGTGACATTTCGTTGGCCTACTCCTATTACTGATAGTGACGATGATTTAAAGAGTGAATTAACAGACTTGACTTGTATGCGCACAACAAATAGTAAGATTATTCCTATGGAAATTAATGAAtcgattgaatatattaagcCCGAAAATCCAAACGGCAAATCTTCAAAAAATGaggaaaaatatcataattgtcCCACTCATAGTTTTCAAAGACATGATGAAAACACTTCATTTGTAAAACCTTTTACCtccaattttgaaaaagatataatttcaattacgcAAACAGGAAACATAATGTCAGTGCATAACGAAAATAacaagcaaaatattaaattagatgtAAATCCAATGATTGATTTTagaggaataaataaattaaaagattttattcacGAGGATAAACTACACGTAATGATCAACAATTTGGCAGACAGAAATTGCTCTCCAAagtatatcgataaaattattgaaatgttaGAATGCTTGGACTACATAGTATCTTACAGAGCGAAATCAGAATGTACTGATGACTCGGCGGTTTTCGTAAATTGTGGAACGTCGTCCAAGCCTGAAACGATTCCGCTGCAATCATCGTTCTCGTGCGATGATAATTGTAtgaaaactaataaatttaaggacgatataataaaacaatggaaaaattacacacatcCCACTGACTTGAGATATGgaagtataaaaaatgactCTAATTCTACTCAGTTATTAAACCCAGTGAATATTAAGCCGAAGCACTATAATAACAACGATTCGGATGAATCAGAGAGCGAGACTTATATGGGTGTACCTAAAATATCGAAGATTGAACGAGTCTTATATGCCAGAAAAGCAttcagaaaattatacaatcatAAAGTGAGGAAGAAACGGGAAAATCCACAATACAATACCAAAGAAATTGAGAACAAATCTGAGTATGCTCACGCTGCGATTCCATTCGCTGACGATAATAAGAGTTTACTTTCTGCCGAATCTGATATTAGTATTCCAAAAGATGAagcaaaaatgataaatacgAGAACATatagtgaaataataaatattgaaagatcACGAGAAGATTCTTTTTGTAGTCATCCATggaagaataattttgatgtGTATGGTGCAAACAAACCTGCAATGCAAACTGAACAACCGCCCGATGCTTTTAAAGCACAGAGAGTTAACTTAAATGTTCTTGCAAAGGAACAGaaagttttgcacaaaattcaagaaaatgcACATTCGCAATTTGTTGCAGATATCAATTATGCTACCAATTTTGATGAtgatattaagattataaGCACAAATACGCAGAAAAGAGATGGAAATATGATAGCATCACACTCTAATCTTAAACAAGACATTGTGATTAGtagcgaaaataataataactttctcGAAAAGTCTCCTATCTTGCGAGAATCACATAGAGAATTTATTGAACAATCAAGAAGCGAAACCGCAATGAAGAGATCTAAACCTAACATAATTAGTTCTATACCAGTAAACTTGaagttaaagataaaaaaagcagATTTCAAACCAGAACAATTACAAGATTTGGATGTGAATATTGTAGAAATCGAGGAAAACAAACAATGCACCAATATTCAACCATTGGAACatgttcaaaagaaaaaatccgTATCGAAAATGCCAACAGAAGCAACTTTCGCGAATAGTTCTTATTTGCCAATGGCaaccaataataaaatatacccAACAATGAATAAGGATACAAATCCTACTAATTTGACGAATTCAACAATTGAGCAATCTAAAAGAAATAAGcttgaagataaaaataatcccAAAGTGCTGTGCGCGTGGATGCCGAAAATAACGTATTATGCGAAATCGAAATTTGAATTAGGCTTGAGCTTTGAAGGAAACTTGCTCAA tgaAGCTGGTTATGTTGTGCATAGAAAATTTACGACCGATATTGTGTTGAAGCGATTATCGGCTACTCTGATCGAAACAGTGAATCACGAATTTTACAAGCTTTCCGGATACTTGAAAGATAATAAGCACG TTATTCCTAAGGAACTTGCAAAACAATGTCATAACGGATGTCCTGCAAACATCAAAGATTTTTGTCTAACTTGGAAAAGGTTGCAAAACT GTGAAAAAATGAGTAAGAAATCTCATGATGTATCCATGGACTCATTGAATACATCTGTTAGTTCGAGAGGTCGTAGAATCGTACCTCCTTTATCTTATTGGACAG gtGAACGCATAACTTTAAAAGATAACAATCTAGTTTATGACCCGGGCAATTCACAGGAATCATCATTATATTCAGTaattaattcttcaaaattg aatactgaaaaaataaaaaaacagaaagtAAATTTCACGAACACATCAAAGGAGGAAAAACGGTTGTCCAAATGGAATGAGAGTCCTggtacaaataaaaatcaa acgatcgttattaaaaaaactcaaTCTTCCGACAAGTCACCTATGACTAAAGCTGCGAACAGCAGAAAGAGATCGAATAAATCTCAGAAATTTCAGATTAATAAACGACATATAAAACAAGATTTGACGTTTTCATCGATTAATTCTAGTGAAGAAGAGCAAAACGTATCTCCGTTAAAg cGTATGCGCACTCGGCCAAGTACAAAAACAAAAGCGCCGCAATATTCGATGACATTGAGGAAACGACATGAGATAGAGGCATCCCCGAATACGACCAAACTGCA gtATTCACTAAGAAAGAAAACAAGACACAATATGACATGTACTTATTATAAGGATATTTTACCGGCAGAAGACTTTCTATCAGAAGTAACATCTATGTaa